A genomic segment from Anabas testudineus chromosome 6, fAnaTes1.2, whole genome shotgun sequence encodes:
- the gtf2h1 gene encoding general transcription factor IIH subunit 1, producing the protein MASLSEEVLLVVKKVRQRKQDGTLYLMAERIAWGPEGKDRFTVSHLYADIRCQKISPDGKAKIQLQLVLHTGESTTFHFANESSALKDRDAAKELLQQLLPKFKKKANKELEEKNRMLQEDPVLFQLYKDLVVSQVISAEEFWANRLGGINNTDSALYNNKQDVGISGAFLADIRPQTDGCNGLRYNLTADIIESIFRTYPAVKQKYSENVPHNLTEKEFWTRFFQSHYFHRDRINTGTQDIFSECAKQDEKGLKSMVVQGVRNPLVDLLLLEDKSLDEGYGVCTTMPSTSNASRTVKESSNYAIIKRFNHHSAMVLAAGSRKGETLTDQASETSSTDGNSRDSDFFQPPLKKVKLQEAIEFEDLQRENKPKTVALNLKKSDRYAHGPVPLQSQQYKTSQDIINSVNYIRHEMANYKPNLTQVLSSSAASSAIAALSPGGVLMQAGAQQAINQMVPTEVQGELKHLYVAAGELLRHFWSCFPVNTPFLEEKVIKMKSNLERFQMTKLCPFQEKIQRQYLSANLTGHLEEMLQTAYNKFHIWQTRRMMRKT; encoded by the exons ATGGCATCACTCTCAGAGGAGGTGCTGCTGGTGGTAAAAAAGGTTCGCCAGAGGAAACAGGATGGCACACTTTATCTGATGGCTGAACGCATAGCCTGgggtccagagggcaaagacCGCTTCACAGTCAGCCACTTATATGCAGATATTCGAT GTCAGAAGATCAGCCCGGACGGTAAAGCCAAAATTCAGCTGCAGCTGGTCCTCCACACTGGCGAGAGTACCACATTCCACTTTGCCAATGAGAGCAGTGCACTCAAAGACCGAGATGCTGCTAAGgaactgctgcagcagctgctgcccaAGTTCAAGAAGAAGGCCAACAAGGaactggaggagaaaaacag GATGCTTCAAGAAGATCCAGTGCTTTTCCAGTTATATAAAGATCTCGTGGTGAGCCAGGTGATCAGTGCTGAGGAATTCTGGGCCAACAGGTTAGGAGGCATAAACAACACAGACTCTGCGCTGTACAACAATAAACAGGATGTTGGTATATCTGGAGCATTTCTG GCAGACATTAGACCTCAGACAGATGGCTGCAACGGACTGAGATATAATCTGACTGCTGACATTATTGAATCCATCTTCAGAACATACCCTGCAG TGAAGCAGAAGTATAGTGAAAATGTGCCTCATAACCTGACGGAGAAAGAGTTCTGGACCCGCTTTTTCCAGTCCCACTATTTTCACAGAGACCGCATCAACACGGGAACACAGGATATCTTCTCAGAGTGTGCCAAGCAGGATGAAAAAG GGTTAAAGTCTATGGTGGTTCAAGGAGTGAGGAATCCTTTGGTCGACCTCCTGTTGTTAGAGGATAAATCATTAGATGAG GGTTATGGAGTTTGCACAACAATGCCGTCAACTTCCAATGCAAGTAGGACGGTGAAGGAGAGCAGCAACTATGCCATTATAAAGCGGTTCAACCATCACAGTGCCATGGTGCTGGCAGCAGGCTCACGCAAAGG GGAAACGCTAACTGACCAAGCAAGTGAGACGAGCAGTACAGATGGAAACTCGAGGGATTCAGACTTCTTCCAACCTCCTCTAAAGAAG gtaaaaTTACAAGAAGCCATAGAATTTGAGGATCTGCAAagggaaaacaaaccaaaaacagttGCATTAAATCTGAAGAAATCAGACAg GTATGCTCATGGTCCTGTGCCACTTCAGTCCCAACAGTATAAGACAAGCCAGGACATCATCAACTCGGTCAACTACATCCGGCATGAGATGGCCAATTACAAACCCAACCTCACTCAG GTGTTGTCCAGCTCAGCAGCTAGTTCTGCCATTGCAGCTCTTTCTCCAGGGGGTGTCCTAATGCAGGCAGGAGCACAGCAAGCCATAAATC agatGGTACCCACTGAGGTTCAGGGAGAATTGAAGCATCTTTACGTAGCTGCTGGAGAGTTGTTGAGACACTTCTGGTCCTGTTTTCCTGTTAACACACCATTCTTGGAGGAGAAG GTAATTAAAATGAAGTCGAACCTTGAGAGATTTCAGATGACCAAGCTTTGTCCCTTTCAGGAAAAGATTCAGCGTCAGTACTTAAGTGCAAAT CTCACAGGGCACTTGGAGGAGATGTTGCAGACAGCCTATAACAAGTTCCACATTTGGCAAACCCGTCGGATGATGAGGAAAACCTGA